A genomic region of Fervidobacterium gondwanense DSM 13020 contains the following coding sequences:
- a CDS encoding mannitol dehydrogenase family protein, whose protein sequence is MFDIDILKKAGVKVPEIDAQTLRENTFRNPKWVHFGVGNIFRGFIANIQQHLVEKKIDDTGIIGIELYDEGIVSTLRKFNNQTLAISINPDGTFNIELVLSLVDVFYGDPVSEDWKAIRSIFESESLQICSLTITEKGYNLKNASGEYFDAVTSDMTSGPLAPKSTVGKISSLLYHRFKTTGYPITLVSFDNIAKNGLKLKESIIEVAQAWVNNKFAEEKFLEYLETNVAYPWTMIDKIVPNPSQEIAQILKEMGIEVLHATMTDKKSFVANFVNMESVHYLVIENNFAGTRPAFECGENNIFVTGREDVERFERMKVTACLNPLHTALAVFGCLLGYKKISDEMQDALLVKLVEGVGEEGVRVVEKPSIIEPRDFLDEVLKRRLPNRYMPDTPQRIATDTSQKIPIRFGETLAAYASANSLSAKSLKFIPLVIAGWLRYLLAVDDNGNHIELSPDPLLDELRSKLGSIEFGRPETFKDQLKSILSSKQLFKVDLYEAGIGERVEELFKRMIAGTGAVRKTLINEVL, encoded by the coding sequence TTGTTCGACATTGACATTTTGAAAAAAGCGGGCGTTAAAGTTCCAGAGATTGATGCACAGACTTTAAGAGAAAATACTTTTCGAAATCCAAAATGGGTACATTTCGGGGTTGGGAATATATTCAGAGGATTCATAGCAAATATCCAACAACACCTGGTGGAAAAGAAGATAGATGATACCGGAATAATCGGGATTGAACTGTACGATGAAGGGATTGTCAGCACATTGAGAAAATTCAACAATCAGACTCTCGCTATTTCAATAAATCCAGACGGAACTTTCAACATTGAACTGGTTTTATCTTTAGTTGATGTCTTCTACGGAGATCCCGTCTCTGAGGATTGGAAAGCAATAAGGTCAATTTTCGAAAGTGAGTCATTGCAGATATGTTCACTAACCATCACAGAGAAAGGATACAATCTGAAAAATGCAAGCGGAGAATATTTCGATGCTGTTACGTCAGATATGACAAGCGGGCCACTTGCTCCGAAGTCAACTGTAGGAAAGATTTCAAGTTTGCTGTACCACAGATTCAAAACGACTGGTTATCCAATCACATTAGTGAGTTTCGATAACATTGCAAAGAACGGCCTGAAACTTAAAGAGTCAATAATCGAAGTTGCTCAAGCTTGGGTAAACAACAAGTTTGCTGAAGAAAAGTTTTTGGAATATCTTGAAACGAATGTCGCTTATCCATGGACTATGATAGACAAAATAGTGCCAAATCCATCTCAAGAAATAGCTCAGATTCTTAAAGAGATGGGAATAGAAGTCTTGCATGCCACAATGACTGATAAAAAAAGTTTTGTGGCTAATTTCGTAAACATGGAATCAGTTCATTACTTAGTAATTGAAAACAATTTTGCAGGTACGAGACCGGCTTTTGAGTGTGGGGAAAACAATATATTCGTTACAGGCAGGGAAGATGTGGAAAGATTCGAAAGGATGAAAGTTACAGCGTGCTTGAATCCTCTGCACACCGCACTGGCAGTCTTTGGATGTCTTTTGGGATATAAGAAAATAAGCGACGAGATGCAAGATGCATTACTGGTTAAACTTGTCGAAGGCGTTGGCGAAGAAGGGGTAAGGGTTGTTGAAAAACCGTCCATAATAGAACCTCGAGATTTTCTTGATGAAGTTCTAAAAAGGAGATTGCCCAACAGGTATATGCCCGATACCCCACAGAGGATAGCAACAGATACATCTCAGAAAATACCAATTAGGTTTGGAGAAACGCTCGCTGCTTATGCAAGTGCGAATTCTTTATCGGCTAAAAGTCTTAAATTTATTCCATTGGTTATTGCTGGTTGGTTGAGATATCTGCTTGCTGTCGATGATAACGGTAATCATATCGAGCTGAGTCCAGATCCGTTGCTCGACGAATTAAGGTCTAAATTGGGTTCCATTGAATTCGGCAGGCCAGAAACATTTAAAGATCAGCTGAAAAGTATCTTGTCCAGCAAACAGCTTTTCAAAGTCGACCTGTACGAAGCAGGTATTGGAGAACGTGTTGAAGAGCTTTTCAAAAGAATGATAGCCGGAACTGGTGCAGTTAGAAAGACGTTGATTAATGAGGTTCTTTGA
- the gndA gene encoding NADP-dependent phosphogluconate dehydrogenase, with protein sequence MGKLSRLGIFGLGTMGRNLALNFADNGVQISVFNREIEVVDELLKTISDTGKVSGFKNVSDFVFSLDKPRIVILLITAGKPVDEAIEQLLPYLEPGDIIVDSGNSYYKDTERRYEYLKSQGLRFVGLGISGGSEGARKGPALMPGGDFSAYKDLEDSLKLVAAKSHYGPCVEYMGNRSVGHFVKMVHNGIEYAIIGAISEVFYVMRNLMRMTHEEIADVFEEWNKKDFDSFLLRTASAVLKQVDEKTGKPYVDVILDLAEQKGTGLWFTQTALEIGVPAMSISASVNSRIISTYKELRRSVAEKRETISSSKVIESFETLRDALFFSSLIAHAEGLWLLTKASQIFNYGTDLEKVLKVWRKGSILESSLIDSILKHNLNFSNCLIEDGDFRAVLEKLLPSTMALSNLCRGAAIPIPVINSSIDFYLSVTSENLPANLVQGIRDWFGYHGFYRVDQPGTVFHFVKPESQSD encoded by the coding sequence ATGGGTAAATTATCCAGACTTGGAATTTTTGGCCTTGGAACGATGGGAAGGAATCTTGCACTGAATTTTGCAGATAATGGTGTTCAAATTAGTGTTTTCAATAGGGAAATTGAAGTTGTTGACGAGTTGTTAAAAACAATCAGTGACACTGGCAAGGTTTCTGGTTTTAAGAACGTGTCGGATTTTGTATTTTCTTTAGATAAACCAAGGATAGTAATATTGCTCATTACAGCAGGAAAGCCCGTGGACGAAGCAATCGAGCAATTACTGCCTTACCTCGAACCTGGAGACATAATCGTTGACTCTGGAAATTCGTACTATAAGGATACAGAGAGGAGATACGAGTATTTGAAGTCTCAGGGTCTTAGATTTGTTGGACTCGGTATATCAGGTGGTTCTGAAGGTGCACGTAAAGGACCGGCACTGATGCCCGGCGGAGATTTCTCTGCTTACAAGGACTTAGAAGACTCACTTAAACTTGTTGCTGCAAAGAGCCATTATGGACCGTGTGTAGAGTACATGGGGAACCGGTCGGTTGGCCATTTTGTGAAAATGGTTCATAATGGGATAGAGTACGCTATAATCGGTGCTATTTCGGAAGTTTTCTATGTAATGAGAAACTTAATGAGAATGACACATGAAGAAATAGCAGACGTTTTTGAAGAATGGAATAAAAAGGATTTTGACAGCTTTTTGCTAAGAACTGCTTCGGCTGTATTGAAACAAGTAGATGAGAAGACAGGGAAACCTTATGTTGATGTTATCTTAGACTTAGCAGAGCAAAAGGGTACTGGGCTTTGGTTTACCCAAACTGCACTGGAAATAGGAGTACCTGCAATGTCTATATCTGCATCAGTAAATTCAAGGATAATCTCTACCTACAAGGAGCTTCGACGTTCTGTGGCAGAAAAGAGGGAAACAATTAGCAGTTCTAAAGTTATTGAGAGCTTCGAAACATTAAGAGACGCTTTGTTCTTCTCATCTTTGATCGCACACGCCGAGGGGCTATGGCTTTTGACAAAAGCGTCGCAGATATTTAATTATGGAACTGACTTGGAGAAAGTGCTTAAAGTTTGGAGAAAAGGCAGTATTCTTGAATCTTCGTTAATTGACTCCATTTTGAAGCACAACTTGAATTTCAGCAACTGTCTCATAGAAGACGGGGATTTTAGAGCAGTTTTAGAGAAGCTGTTGCCAAGTACTATGGCGTTGAGCAATCTCTGCCGTGGAGCTGCAATACCTATTCCTGTCATTAATTCAAGTATCGACTTTTACTTATCGGTAACCTCCGAGAATTTGCCAGCAAATCTTGTGCAAGGCATAAGGGACTGGTTCGGCTACCATGGTTTTTATAGAGTAGATCAGCCAGGAACGGTATTTCATTTTGTAAAGCCTGAAAGCCAAAGTGACTAA
- a CDS encoding TRAP transporter large permease, with the protein MTFSILAFVILMLMGMPIAFVIGISGVIWFLQQPYLPKVIPIQLALSQTQSFALLAIPLFVIAGNIMNSAGVTKKLFDFAGVLVGHMHGGLAQISAVLSALMGGVSGSSIADAAMETRMLGPEMLKRGYPKGFAVAVNVWTSLVVPIIPPGIAFILYGSIAQVSIGRLFAAGILPGLILTVVYMIVIWISAMRLKLKPEREKRAAATEVLRSLRANIWSLVFPFLLIVGLRGGIFTPSEVGALAIFYGIAIGMLVYKEMNLKKFFTETLDNSLGDIGSIMAILMMSQVFTYGLVWERIPEKLSNILLNVTDSKVLLMVLISFFLVFLGLFLDATAMILMLTPVFYPVAQVLGINPIHFALVFILSAAMGNQTPPVGASMYAGCSVLDASIEEYTKASIPFLISTILVILLLILIPHLTLIVPNLIFGR; encoded by the coding sequence ATGACGTTTTCTATATTAGCTTTCGTGATTTTAATGTTGATGGGCATGCCTATTGCCTTTGTGATAGGAATTTCTGGTGTTATTTGGTTTCTTCAACAACCGTACTTACCGAAAGTGATTCCTATTCAGTTGGCACTGTCGCAAACTCAAAGTTTTGCGCTTCTTGCAATTCCGCTTTTTGTAATAGCAGGGAACATAATGAACAGCGCGGGCGTTACTAAGAAATTGTTTGATTTTGCAGGAGTGCTGGTTGGCCACATGCATGGCGGGCTTGCTCAAATTTCAGCCGTCTTGTCCGCTTTGATGGGCGGAGTTTCGGGCTCAAGCATCGCCGATGCTGCAATGGAGACTAGAATGTTGGGACCTGAGATGCTTAAGAGGGGCTATCCAAAGGGGTTTGCGGTTGCTGTAAACGTTTGGACGTCGTTGGTTGTGCCGATCATTCCCCCTGGAATTGCCTTTATCTTGTACGGTAGCATAGCGCAAGTTTCAATCGGAAGACTCTTTGCGGCTGGTATTTTGCCGGGACTGATTCTTACTGTTGTTTATATGATAGTTATTTGGATAAGTGCAATGAGACTCAAGTTGAAACCCGAGAGGGAGAAGAGAGCAGCTGCTACGGAAGTGTTACGGAGTTTGCGAGCTAATATCTGGTCTCTCGTATTTCCGTTCCTTCTAATCGTTGGCCTACGCGGTGGAATATTTACACCGTCAGAAGTTGGTGCGCTGGCGATATTCTATGGGATAGCAATTGGAATGCTTGTCTATAAGGAAATGAACTTGAAGAAGTTCTTTACTGAGACTCTTGATAACTCTCTTGGAGATATAGGAAGCATAATGGCAATTTTGATGATGTCGCAAGTCTTTACTTACGGACTTGTATGGGAGAGAATTCCTGAGAAGCTTTCAAATATTTTGCTAAACGTAACCGACAGTAAAGTATTACTCATGGTTCTTATTTCGTTCTTCTTGGTTTTCCTCGGGCTCTTCCTTGATGCAACGGCTATGATTCTCATGCTTACGCCTGTTTTCTATCCAGTTGCGCAAGTTCTTGGTATCAATCCTATTCATTTTGCTTTAGTCTTCATTTTGTCAGCTGCTATGGGTAACCAAACGCCGCCTGTGGGAGCGTCGATGTATGCTGGTTGCTCTGTTCTTGATGCTTCCATAGAGGAATACACAAAAGCTTCTATTCCATTTCTTATCAGCACTATCTTAGTAATACTACTGTTAATCCTTATTCCTCATTTGACACTGATTGTGCCAAATCTGATTTTCGGAAGATAG
- a CDS encoding tripartite tricarboxylate transporter substrate binding protein, which translates to MLKRFLTVVLTLVVLLVGTASLFAAYPEKPVTVVVPYSAGGASDIMARLIAEFWKKYTGKDMVVTNVVGAEGAVAAQQMLTTRPDGYTVLWYHQAILGNYYLGVANIKWTDFTPACVVTKTARITAARADAPWKNLKEAIEDAKKNPKKYVYGAGAGGIAYLEYAPVEMAAPGAFRVVPNEGGDAQRITALLGGHVDVVPLALVSAVQYIKNGQIKVLALHDDEPDPFIPDAPTSASLGLPELNFPMTNTFFFPPKTLPGIVSEFNKIIAKIVADPEFKKKLAEVAYATPFFKTGKDLEDFWKKQDAIYKKAAETVK; encoded by the coding sequence ATGTTGAAGAGGTTCTTAACGGTAGTTCTGACTTTGGTGGTTCTTTTGGTTGGAACAGCATCGCTTTTTGCAGCTTACCCAGAGAAGCCTGTAACAGTAGTTGTTCCGTATTCTGCAGGTGGAGCAAGTGACATCATGGCAAGGCTCATTGCAGAGTTCTGGAAGAAGTATACAGGGAAAGATATGGTAGTTACAAACGTTGTCGGAGCAGAAGGAGCAGTTGCGGCACAACAGATGCTCACTACAAGACCAGATGGCTACACAGTCCTTTGGTACCACCAGGCTATCCTTGGAAATTACTACTTAGGCGTTGCGAATATTAAGTGGACGGATTTCACACCAGCTTGTGTGGTTACAAAAACTGCTAGAATTACTGCTGCACGTGCAGATGCACCTTGGAAAAACCTTAAGGAAGCCATAGAAGATGCCAAGAAAAACCCGAAAAAGTATGTCTACGGTGCTGGCGCTGGCGGAATTGCGTATCTGGAATATGCACCCGTCGAAATGGCTGCTCCTGGTGCATTTAGGGTAGTACCAAATGAGGGTGGAGATGCTCAAAGGATTACAGCATTACTCGGTGGGCACGTTGATGTCGTTCCACTCGCATTAGTTTCAGCTGTCCAGTACATAAAGAATGGGCAAATAAAGGTTCTTGCATTGCACGATGATGAGCCTGATCCATTTATACCAGATGCGCCAACTTCTGCTTCGTTGGGACTTCCGGAGTTGAACTTCCCAATGACCAACACATTCTTCTTCCCACCAAAAACTCTACCGGGTATAGTTAGCGAGTTCAATAAAATAATAGCAAAGATAGTTGCAGACCCTGAGTTTAAGAAGAAGTTAGCAGAAGTTGCTTACGCTACACCATTCTTCAAAACAGGAAAGGACCTTGAAGACTTCTGGAAAAAGCAAGATGCTATCTACAAAAAAGCTGCTGAAACTGTAAAATAA
- a CDS encoding TRAP transporter small permease, giving the protein MKKLNAVLYKVEKFIGKIFLAVTSILIFYSAISRFLGYPANWAVDISLILFAYSAFIAADVAWTEDKMMRVDLFVKKLPERIQSLVQRINYLLIIAFDIYFLVWGIYITYSMRFRKVGGFHNLSYSIVALSVPIGAALLLRTSIMKFVKELRKGRNNK; this is encoded by the coding sequence ATGAAAAAACTCAACGCAGTTCTATACAAGGTTGAGAAGTTTATAGGGAAAATATTCTTGGCTGTCACGTCGATTCTGATATTTTATTCAGCAATTTCGAGGTTTCTTGGATATCCAGCGAACTGGGCTGTCGATATTTCGCTGATTCTTTTCGCGTATTCGGCATTTATAGCGGCCGATGTGGCGTGGACAGAAGATAAGATGATGCGTGTTGATTTGTTTGTTAAGAAACTTCCGGAGCGAATACAATCTTTGGTTCAGAGGATAAATTATCTATTGATAATTGCATTCGATATTTACTTTTTAGTTTGGGGAATTTACATTACTTACAGCATGCGTTTTAGAAAAGTGGGAGGTTTTCACAATCTGAGCTACAGCATAGTTGCACTTAGCGTTCCAATCGGAGCTGCATTGCTACTTAGAACAAGCATAATGAAGTTCGTCAAAGAGCTCCGAAAAGGGAGGAATAATAAATGA
- a CDS encoding tripartite tricarboxylate transporter permease, which yields MEAFLKTFAVGMPIVLSPQNLLILLIGTIWGMIFGSIPGLTATMGVALALPLTYGMSPYTALSLLSAIYVGAISGGFISAGLINIPGTPSSIATTFDAHPMVKKGQAPLAMGISLMSSFFGGLTAVFLMIVATYSLAQIALKFGPFEYLALGILAFAGCIGMFEGGILLNSLSIVLGLLISTIGADPLTGVKRLTFGIDSMIAGIDILPLLIGLFGISEVFVAIESKTKFVVPPETKKMKMGFQILRDSIRTIFSQPINFIRSLVIGFIIGVFPGVGGATSSVLAYGVAKSYSKHPEKFGTGIPDGVIASETANNATIAGAIVPLLSLGIPGDSVTAMMIGGFMIHGMIPGPMLFKENPSSVYTVFSAQILSNIIMVVLGILLMRFFISALSIRSYYLYPIITVAMIIGSYGLYNRVFDIWVALFFGFLGYVLRKINFPLVPLITAFILGPIVEKSLRQALSLSQGSLVPLFTRPISLTLIVLAVFLFALGLYINTYVSKRARA from the coding sequence GTGGAGGCTTTCTTGAAAACTTTCGCAGTTGGAATGCCAATAGTGCTCAGTCCGCAGAACTTGTTGATTTTGCTAATCGGCACTATCTGGGGCATGATATTTGGCAGTATTCCCGGTTTGACAGCGACGATGGGGGTGGCATTGGCTCTTCCATTGACTTATGGGATGAGTCCGTACACAGCTTTGAGTTTGTTGAGTGCCATATACGTTGGTGCAATTTCTGGCGGATTTATATCAGCAGGTTTGATAAACATACCTGGAACACCGTCTTCTATTGCCACAACATTCGACGCGCACCCAATGGTTAAGAAAGGTCAAGCTCCGCTTGCAATGGGAATTTCGCTGATGAGTTCGTTCTTTGGCGGGCTGACTGCTGTTTTTCTAATGATAGTTGCTACGTATTCGCTTGCTCAGATAGCCCTCAAGTTCGGACCGTTTGAGTACCTTGCCCTTGGGATCCTCGCGTTTGCTGGATGTATAGGTATGTTTGAGGGAGGAATACTTTTAAATTCGCTTTCTATAGTATTAGGACTTCTTATATCCACAATTGGTGCGGATCCTTTGACAGGTGTGAAGAGATTGACGTTTGGTATAGATAGCATGATAGCAGGCATCGACATCCTGCCGCTGCTGATAGGTTTGTTTGGCATAAGTGAGGTTTTTGTTGCAATCGAAAGTAAGACAAAGTTTGTCGTACCACCAGAGACAAAGAAGATGAAGATGGGATTCCAAATTTTGAGAGATTCTATAAGAACTATCTTCTCCCAACCTATTAACTTCATTAGGTCTCTTGTGATAGGGTTCATTATTGGGGTTTTCCCCGGTGTTGGTGGCGCTACTTCGAGCGTGTTAGCGTATGGTGTAGCTAAGTCTTATTCTAAGCATCCTGAGAAATTCGGAACAGGTATTCCTGATGGTGTTATTGCATCTGAGACGGCAAACAACGCTACTATTGCAGGTGCTATTGTTCCATTGCTATCCCTTGGTATTCCAGGTGACTCAGTAACAGCTATGATGATCGGCGGGTTCATGATACATGGAATGATTCCAGGACCGATGTTGTTTAAAGAAAATCCAAGTAGTGTTTACACTGTATTCTCGGCTCAGATACTTAGCAACATAATTATGGTGGTGCTTGGAATATTATTGATGAGGTTCTTTATTTCGGCACTGAGCATAAGATCTTACTATCTGTACCCAATTATAACGGTAGCGATGATTATTGGTTCATATGGACTTTACAACAGGGTATTTGACATATGGGTAGCGTTATTCTTTGGGTTTCTTGGATACGTTCTGAGAAAGATAAACTTCCCACTTGTTCCACTCATCACTGCCTTTATTTTGGGACCTATTGTTGAGAAGAGTTTGAGACAAGCTCTGTCCTTGTCACAAGGCAGTTTGGTTCCACTCTTTACAAGGCCAATATCACTCACTTTGATCGTTCTTGCAGTCTTCTTATTTGCGTTAGGCCTGTACATTAACACATACGTTTCAAAAAGAGCGCGGGCGTAA
- a CDS encoding tripartite tricarboxylate transporter TctB family protein has product MSRFKNAFPALIFIIVSIIVYLQALNIRTLKFGGALGGDFFPKVLSILMLVISVIWLIREIVISAKKKGFDAATENNSSSWLKKGVRDVFVFLAVFIVYIFSLRYFGFLIPSVILVFFNFVLLKDDFNAKNLPVAIIYSLVITVGLWYLFEKVFELVLPKGMYW; this is encoded by the coding sequence GTGTCGAGATTTAAGAATGCTTTTCCTGCTTTGATTTTTATAATAGTATCGATAATTGTATATCTTCAAGCATTGAATATAAGAACATTGAAGTTTGGAGGAGCTTTGGGCGGGGACTTTTTTCCGAAAGTATTGTCAATTTTGATGCTTGTTATTTCCGTTATTTGGCTGATAAGAGAAATTGTAATCTCCGCTAAGAAGAAAGGTTTTGATGCAGCAACAGAGAACAATAGCAGTTCATGGTTGAAGAAAGGTGTAAGAGATGTTTTCGTATTTTTGGCGGTTTTTATAGTGTACATCTTTTCTTTGAGATATTTTGGATTCCTTATACCAAGTGTCATTCTTGTTTTCTTCAATTTTGTCCTTTTAAAAGACGATTTCAATGCAAAGAATCTTCCGGTTGCAATCATCTATTCGCTTGTAATAACTGTTGGATTGTGGTATCTTTTCGAGAAGGTGTTTGAACTTGTTCTCCCAAAAGGAATGTACTGGTAA
- a CDS encoding SDR family NAD(P)-dependent oxidoreductase has product MNFKDRVVLITGSGSGIGRRTAMMFAELGAKVAVNDVSIENGEDTVRQILANGGEAFFVPGDVATDAKTIIEKVVEKFGKIDILVNNAGIVPYGNIEEATEQDYIKTFDINVKGPFLLSKYAVEYMKNQKYGVIVNVSSEAGLVGIKRRCVYSMSKAALLGLTRSMAVDYAEYGIRVNAICPGTTYSKGLSDRINAAPNPQELLNNMISRIPVKRLGKEEEIAFGILFLASDEASFMTGAFLNMDGGSTAI; this is encoded by the coding sequence ATGAATTTCAAAGATAGAGTAGTCTTAATAACAGGTTCTGGTTCCGGAATAGGCCGTAGAACCGCAATGATGTTTGCAGAATTGGGAGCGAAGGTTGCTGTAAACGATGTGTCAATTGAAAATGGCGAAGATACGGTGAGGCAGATCTTAGCAAATGGCGGGGAAGCATTCTTTGTTCCAGGTGATGTTGCTACTGATGCCAAGACGATAATTGAGAAAGTTGTGGAGAAGTTCGGAAAAATAGATATTTTGGTTAACAACGCAGGCATCGTGCCTTACGGAAACATCGAAGAAGCAACAGAGCAAGATTATATCAAGACGTTCGATATAAATGTGAAGGGACCATTCCTGCTTTCAAAGTATGCGGTAGAATATATGAAAAATCAAAAATACGGAGTTATAGTCAATGTCTCGTCTGAAGCTGGGTTGGTTGGCATAAAGAGAAGGTGCGTATACAGTATGTCAAAGGCAGCTTTACTTGGCTTAACTCGTTCAATGGCCGTAGACTATGCCGAGTACGGCATACGCGTGAACGCGATATGTCCAGGAACCACATACTCTAAGGGGCTCTCAGATAGGATAAACGCCGCACCAAATCCTCAGGAGCTTTTGAATAACATGATTTCAAGAATCCCAGTTAAAAGATTAGGAAAAGAGGAAGAGATTGCCTTCGGAATACTCTTCCTTGCAAGTGATGAGGCGAGCTTCATGACAGGCGCTTTCTTAAACATGGACGGAGGATCTACGGCAATATAA
- a CDS encoding gluconokinase: MKRFYVGLDVGTSGTKLVVFSEEKLDVVYKFAYNYSFKVDSLGRITVAPDDVLKAVKVSLINASAFLLDLLIDRCELVISLDTMLHSLLFLDGELNPIGNLVPWLDETGTQEAVEVLKNPELAQEVHFRTGCPVATTYPLYKLMWFHKNEAELLDTASKIGSIKDWLLYIFTGKHVVDESIASGSGCYDIRARGWAGDLLKKLANVDKAKFPDVVHGDELFEPSDFLKSIFDERKFKITVFAGTSDGAASSMGTTFGDKQMITISMGTSAAIRKISGEAPSKHLMKGYGPWCYFFDKENFIVGSATNNCGNVINWWKDRYLRSKDYSEYEKVLGNIFEDLGESPYQRVLFRPTVFGMRSTRWLPRQSAEFYNLTPNSELSDMTRAVLEGLVFKFRRAVEAVRSMDREHKTVAKYVASGGLLEIAGFGKLLATVLNSDVLYRKDRFDAVLGNVLFALRETNRDAFDAFVRKNSQASKFEPFEQKVEFYEILYSRWLQKMTEKEITAIRELIDV, from the coding sequence GTGAAGCGCTTCTATGTGGGATTAGATGTTGGAACTTCTGGGACAAAACTTGTTGTTTTCTCAGAAGAAAAATTGGATGTGGTATACAAGTTTGCCTATAACTATTCATTTAAGGTAGATTCACTGGGGCGTATAACAGTTGCTCCTGATGATGTTTTGAAAGCTGTGAAGGTTTCTTTGATTAATGCGTCAGCTTTTTTACTGGATTTGTTAATCGACAGATGTGAGCTCGTGATTTCGCTTGACACGATGCTCCATTCATTGCTCTTCCTTGACGGAGAGTTGAATCCAATAGGGAATCTCGTTCCGTGGCTTGACGAAACAGGAACCCAGGAAGCTGTTGAGGTGTTGAAAAATCCTGAACTGGCACAGGAAGTTCATTTCAGAACTGGATGTCCTGTTGCAACTACTTATCCACTGTACAAGCTCATGTGGTTTCACAAAAACGAAGCGGAACTCCTTGATACTGCTTCAAAGATTGGTTCGATAAAGGATTGGTTGCTATATATTTTTACAGGCAAACATGTTGTTGATGAATCGATCGCATCGGGTTCCGGCTGTTATGATATAAGGGCAAGAGGTTGGGCTGGAGATTTGCTGAAAAAGTTAGCAAACGTGGATAAAGCAAAATTTCCGGATGTAGTACATGGTGATGAGTTGTTCGAACCAAGCGATTTTCTGAAAAGTATATTTGATGAGAGGAAGTTCAAAATAACTGTTTTCGCTGGCACGTCGGATGGTGCAGCTTCGAGCATGGGAACCACTTTTGGTGACAAGCAGATGATAACAATTTCGATGGGAACAAGTGCGGCTATTAGGAAAATTAGCGGTGAAGCGCCGAGTAAACACTTGATGAAGGGTTATGGACCTTGGTGCTATTTTTTTGATAAGGAGAACTTTATAGTAGGCAGTGCAACAAACAATTGTGGGAATGTGATAAATTGGTGGAAAGATAGATATTTGAGATCAAAAGATTATTCCGAATACGAGAAGGTTTTGGGTAATATTTTTGAAGACCTTGGCGAATCTCCGTATCAGAGAGTTCTTTTTAGGCCTACTGTATTCGGGATGCGCTCTACAAGGTGGTTGCCAAGGCAGTCAGCAGAATTCTACAATCTAACTCCAAATTCAGAGCTATCGGATATGACAAGGGCTGTTCTCGAAGGATTGGTTTTCAAGTTTAGAAGGGCTGTCGAAGCTGTCAGAAGCATGGATAGAGAGCACAAAACTGTTGCAAAATATGTTGCCTCCGGTGGATTGCTTGAAATAGCTGGTTTTGGGAAATTGCTGGCAACTGTGCTTAATTCAGATGTTCTTTACAGAAAGGACAGATTCGATGCAGTTTTGGGAAATGTGCTCTTCGCTCTGAGAGAAACAAACAGAGATGCTTTCGATGCTTTTGTCAGAAAGAACTCTCAAGCCAGCAAATTCGAACCATTCGAACAAAAGGTTGAGTTTTATGAAATCTTGTACTCTCGGTGGCTTCAGAAAATGACTGAAAAAGAAATAACCGCAATACGAGAGTTAATAGATGTATAG